From a region of the Nitrospira lenta genome:
- a CDS encoding acyl-CoA desaturase yields MSRQSEASISAQSGSEAIQWATAIPFFLVHLMSLWAIQTGVTLELVLLAIGSYYLRMLAITAGYHRYFSHRSYKTSRVFQFLLAFLAMTSAQKGVLWWAAHHRHHHKYSDQPQDRHSPVQRGFWYSHVGWILTNEYDQTEFSNVQDLMKYPELRLLNRFHYVPPFLYALLIYMIWGFPGLVWGFFISTTVLYHCTFFINSLTHIIGSVRYDSRDGSRNSFILAVVCCGEGWHNNHHYYQSSVNQGWRWWEVDSSYYLLVLLSWFRIVWDLRTPPDHIKANVYVPGN; encoded by the coding sequence ATGAGTAGACAATCCGAGGCTTCTATCAGTGCTCAGTCAGGATCTGAAGCCATTCAATGGGCCACCGCGATTCCTTTTTTTCTTGTTCATCTGATGAGTCTCTGGGCGATCCAGACCGGAGTCACTCTCGAGTTGGTTCTCCTGGCGATCGGCAGCTATTACCTGAGGATGCTGGCCATCACTGCGGGGTACCATCGTTACTTCTCCCATCGTTCCTATAAGACCAGCCGTGTCTTTCAGTTTCTCTTGGCGTTCCTTGCGATGACCTCGGCTCAGAAGGGGGTGTTATGGTGGGCTGCCCACCACCGGCATCACCACAAATATTCCGACCAGCCACAAGATCGCCACTCCCCGGTGCAACGAGGGTTCTGGTACTCCCATGTCGGATGGATCCTGACCAACGAATACGATCAGACAGAGTTCTCCAATGTCCAGGACTTGATGAAATATCCGGAGTTGCGCCTCCTCAACCGGTTTCATTATGTGCCGCCGTTTCTATACGCACTGCTGATCTATATGATATGGGGATTTCCTGGACTCGTCTGGGGATTCTTCATTTCTACGACCGTGCTCTATCATTGCACCTTCTTTATCAACTCGCTGACTCACATCATCGGCAGCGTGCGATACGACTCCCGCGATGGAAGTCGGAATAGCTTTATTCTGGCGGTAGTCTGTTGCGGAGAAGGCTGGCACAACAATCATCACTATTATCAGTCGTCGGTCAATCAGGGGTGGCGCTGGTGGGAAGTAGACTCCTCCTATTATCTCCTGGTTCTGCTGTCCTGGTTTCGGATTGTGTGGGATCTTCGCACCCCTCCTGATCATATCAAGGCTAACGTCTACGTTCCCGGCAACTAG
- a CDS encoding RNB domain-containing ribonuclease, giving the protein MTSHRSDLKSIARRAMIERDLLPDFSAAVMAELSRIQTPATDQSSSLRDLRELLWASIDNDDSRDLDQLTVAKLQPNRSVNILVAIADVDALVTKDSALDAHARHNTTSVYTCGDLFPMLPEKLSTDLTSLGEGQDRLALVIEFVVSEDGTVLSSTLYRAVVHNHAKLAYHAVAAWLSGTGPAPERVTDVPGLDAQLRLQDQVAQRLRARRHQQGALSLETIEPHAVFDGETLTALTVEEKNRAKELIEDFMIAANQATASYLKSKGIPSFRRILRSPERWQRIIEVAARWGESLPGEPNAQALEAFLVKRRQADPLRFPDLSLAIVKLIGRGEYVLDHSTDDAPEHFGLAVKGYTHSTAPNRRFPDLITQRLVKAALVGAPAPYRPDELEFLAGHCTEKEDDAERVERQLRKSAAALLLEPMVGQRFDAIVTGASNKGTWVRLLDPPVEGKLTTGANGLDVGDTLHVQLVSTNVERGYIDFSRVGM; this is encoded by the coding sequence ATGACCAGTCATCGTTCAGATCTCAAAAGCATCGCCCGTCGTGCCATGATTGAGCGTGACCTTCTGCCGGACTTTTCAGCTGCGGTGATGGCCGAATTAAGCCGTATCCAGACACCCGCCACTGACCAATCCTCTTCCCTGCGCGACTTGCGGGAACTGCTGTGGGCGTCGATCGACAATGACGACTCCAGGGACCTGGACCAGCTCACAGTCGCTAAGCTGCAACCGAACCGGTCGGTGAATATTCTGGTCGCGATTGCCGATGTTGATGCGCTGGTCACCAAAGATTCCGCTCTGGACGCACATGCCCGGCACAATACGACATCGGTCTATACCTGCGGCGACCTCTTCCCCATGCTGCCAGAAAAACTCTCGACGGATCTGACGTCCCTGGGCGAAGGGCAAGACCGTCTCGCGCTCGTCATAGAGTTCGTGGTCTCAGAAGATGGCACGGTGCTCAGCTCCACGCTCTACCGGGCGGTGGTCCATAACCATGCCAAACTGGCGTATCACGCCGTGGCTGCATGGCTGTCAGGAACTGGGCCCGCCCCCGAACGAGTCACGGACGTGCCTGGACTTGACGCTCAACTCCGTCTTCAAGACCAGGTCGCGCAACGGCTCAGAGCACGACGCCACCAGCAAGGCGCGCTCAGCCTTGAGACGATCGAGCCGCACGCGGTCTTTGACGGCGAGACACTGACCGCGCTCACCGTCGAGGAAAAGAACCGCGCAAAGGAACTGATCGAAGATTTCATGATTGCGGCTAATCAGGCTACTGCGTCCTACCTGAAGAGTAAGGGCATACCGTCGTTCCGTCGCATCCTGCGCTCGCCTGAGCGCTGGCAGCGAATCATCGAGGTCGCGGCACGCTGGGGCGAATCTCTGCCGGGTGAACCCAACGCACAGGCACTCGAAGCCTTCCTCGTCAAACGGCGGCAGGCCGATCCTCTCAGATTTCCGGATCTATCCCTGGCGATTGTGAAACTGATCGGACGAGGCGAATATGTGCTCGATCACTCGACGGACGACGCGCCGGAACATTTTGGACTGGCCGTGAAAGGCTACACGCATTCTACCGCTCCCAACCGGCGCTTTCCCGATCTCATCACTCAGCGGTTAGTGAAAGCCGCACTGGTCGGCGCCCCTGCGCCCTATCGTCCTGATGAACTGGAGTTTCTGGCGGGCCACTGTACCGAGAAGGAAGACGATGCAGAACGGGTCGAGCGACAACTTCGCAAATCCGCCGCGGCCCTCTTGCTGGAGCCGATGGTCGGACAACGGTTCGATGCGATTGTGACCGGCGCTTCGAATAAAGGCACCTGGGTGCGGCTCCTCGATCCGCCGGTGGAAGGGAAACTGACGACGGGCGCGAACGGACTCGATGTAGGAGACACCCTGCACGTACAACTCGTGAGCACAAACGTCGAGCGCGGGTATATCGATTTCTCCAGAGTCGGAATGTGA
- a CDS encoding YajD family HNH nuclease, with amino-acid sequence MARENRSQRKHTPREQALKLFPWICAHCGREFDGKKLSQLTVHHKDHNHQNNPPDGSNWELLCLYCHDNEHQRNQVADTPDTAPTSQPQDRPSTFTPFAHLAALLKRPTSPT; translated from the coding sequence ATGGCACGAGAGAACCGGTCTCAGCGAAAACACACCCCGCGAGAACAGGCACTCAAACTCTTTCCCTGGATCTGCGCCCACTGCGGGCGCGAATTTGACGGCAAAAAACTGAGCCAACTCACCGTCCATCATAAGGATCACAACCATCAGAACAATCCGCCTGACGGAAGCAACTGGGAACTACTCTGCCTCTATTGCCACGACAATGAGCATCAGCGGAACCAGGTGGCTGACACGCCTGATACGGCGCCGACGAGCCAGCCGCAGGATCGCCCGTCGACATTCACGCCTTTCGCGCACCTCGCAGCCCTGCTGAAACGCCCCACCTCACCCACGTGA